A portion of the Meriones unguiculatus strain TT.TT164.6M chromosome 11, Bangor_MerUng_6.1, whole genome shotgun sequence genome contains these proteins:
- the Foxi1 gene encoding forkhead box protein I1 produces the protein MSSFDLPAPSPPRCSPQFPSIGQEPPEMNLYYENFFHPQGMPSPQRPSSFEGSGEYGATPNPYLWLNGPTMTPPPYLPGTNASPFLPQAYGMQRQLLPSDLGWLPIPSQEELMKLVRPPYSYSALIAMAIHGAPDQRLTLSQIYQYVADNFPFYNKSKAGWQNSIRHNLSLNDCFKKVPRDEDDPGKGNYWTLDPNCEKMFDNGNFRRKRKRKSDSSASTGSLASEKTENSLLAGSPKPTEPQDILETASPPDTTTSSPEKRSSPAPSGTPCLNNFLSTMTAYVSGTNPMSRSVATPGLSPEPTDKMGQNSLGFNSYTPLTNLSSHGSGGEWANPVPTNALGYGSSVLNQFSPHFYNSINTNSVLFPREGTEV, from the exons ATGAGCTCGTTCGACCTGCCAGCGCCCTCGCCACCTCGATGCAGCCCCCAGTTCCCCAGCATCGGCCAGGAGCCCCCCGAGATGAACCTTTACTATGAGAACTTCTTCCACCCCCAGGGCATGCCCAGTCCTCAGCGGCCCTCCTCCTTCGAGGGCAGCGGCGAGTATGGGGCCACCCCCAACCCCTACCTCTGGCTCAACGGGCCAACCATGACCCCACCACCCTACCTGCCCGGCACTAACGCCAGCCCCTTCCTGCCCCAGGCCTATGGCATGCAGAGGCAGCTACTGCCCAGCGACCTAGGCTGGCTGCCCATTCCCTCTCAGGAGGAGCTCATGAAGCTGGTGCGCCCACCATACTCCTACTCAGCCCTCATTGCCATGGCCATCCATGGGGCGCCTGACCAGCGCCTCACGCTGAGCCAGATCTACCAGTACGTGGCTGACAACTTCCCCTTTTACAACAAGAGCAAGGCCGGCTGGCAGAACTCCATCCGCCACAACCTGTCGCTCAACGACTGCTTCAAGAAGGTGCCCCGAGATGAGGATGACCCAG GCAAAGGGAATTACTGGACTCTGGATCCCAACTGTGAGAAGATGTTTGACAATGGAAACTTccgcaggaagagaaagagaaaatcagaTTCGTCTGCCAGCACGGGCTCCTTAGCttcagagaaaacagagaacagtcTCCTGGCAGGCAGCCCCAAGCCCACAGAGCCTCAGGACATCTTAGAGACTGCCTCTCCCCCTGACACCACCACCAGCTCCCCAGAGAAGCGGTCCTCCCCTGCCCCCTCAGGCACCCCGTGCCTCAACAACTTCCTCTCCACCATGACAGCCTACGTGAGTGGGACAAACCCCATGAGCCGCTCAGTGGCCACGCCAGGACTGAGCCCGGAGCCTACTGACAAGATGGGGCAGAACTCACTGGGTTTCAACTCCTATACCCCCCTCACCAACCTCAGTAGCCACGGGAGTGGGGGTGAATGGGCCAACCCAGTACCCACTAATGCTCTGGGCTATGGAAGCTCTGTCCTCAATCAGTTCAGCCCACATTTCTACAATAGCATTAACACCAACAGTGTCCTCTTCCCCAGGGAAGGCACTGAAGTCTAG